The following coding sequences lie in one Schistosoma mansoni strain Puerto Rico chromosome 3, complete genome genomic window:
- a CDS encoding putative coatomer beta subunit: protein MPMKLDIKRKLLSRSDRVKSVDLHSTEPWICAALYNGNVHIWNIEAQQLIKTIEVCTSPVRAAKFVARKNWIVTGSDDMQLRVFNYNTLERIQQIEAHSDYIRSIAVHPTQPFILTCSDDMLIRLWDWENNWTCAQVFEGHNHYVMHLAFNPKDNNTFASASLDHTVKVWSLGSGTPNFTLEGHERGVNCVDYSTSGDKPYLASGSDDRTVKIWDYQTKACVQTLEGHAQNISSVLFHPELPIILTGSEDGTVRFWHANTYRLESTLNYGLERVWTMTCQRGKQIVGIGYDEGTVAISLGRDEPAMSMDASGKLVCARHSELVQANLRSLNFSGEGSEMIQDGERLPVTFKDMGTCEIYPQIIEHNANGRYVVVYGDGEYIVYTAMALRNKTFGQGLEFVWCQSDAGVYAVRESNAVVKVYKQMKEVRTFKLDYGAEQIFGGYLLGVRSLTGLTFYDWLTGRIIRRIDNNPKGVYWNESGQLVALCTNDTFFILRYLADAVPDSNLSTINNNHEDIDGYEKAFQLVPNGEVSSQVLNGRWFGDAFIFTTQGNRLCYFVGGEVVTLALLDRPMYLLGYLAKENRLILGDRDLQIVSYTLLLSVLEYETAVLRGDFTTADAILPNISKDQYTKIAQFLEKQGYRTQAMRVTTDMDHKFELALQLGDFELCQQIAMDGDAKTNEAKWKQLAEAACKACKFKYAEQYLSRTDDYASLMLLATSSGNRKLLEWIGKEAATKGNDNIAFLARFLVTDLEGCLELLTNAKRFPEAAFFARTYLPSYMPEIVEQWRNWLDKSNKASAKIANSLANPKDYPNLFPDLEEALSTEKWLKGDREARLNLPASAYPTQQLPGDRDLHAEMQNKPIPMQPSLFDDNLPFNANLIPTTTISHDDYVPTIEEQQQETISSPVVVASTILQSKSNNRNDSGDSELDSLSPKHRQHSLRTARDVAYSELNCCIASFLMSF, encoded by the exons ATGCCAATGAAGCTTGATATTAAAAGGAAACTTTTATCAAGATCCGATCGAGTTAAGTCCGTAGATTTGCACTCAACAGAACCATGGATTTGTGCTGCACTGTATAATGGAAATGTGCATATATGGAATATCGAGGCTCAGCAGTTGATAAAAACTATAGAAGTTTGTACAAGCCCTGTTCGCGCTGCAAAATTTGTAGCTCGCAAAAATTGGATAGTTACAGGCTCTGATGATATGCAG TTGCGAGTTTTCAATTATAATACTCTTGAAAGAATTCAACAAATAGAAGCACATTCTGATTATATACGATCCATTGCTGTGCATCCTACTCAACCATTTATTCTTACATGTTCAGATGATATGCTTATACGTTTATGGGATTGGGAAAATAACTGGACATGTGCTCAG GTGTTTGAGGGTCACAATCATTATGTTATGCATCTAGCATTCAATCCAAAGGATAATAACACATTTGCTAGTGCTTCTTTGGACCATACAGTCAAAGTGTGGAGCCTGGGATCAGGTACTCCAAACTTCACATTAGAAGGTCATGAGAGAGGAGTCAATTGTGTAGATTATTCCACATCCGGTGATAAACCTTATTTGGCTAGTGGATCAGATGATAGAACTGTGAAAATATGGGATTATCAAACTAAAGCTTGTGTTCAAACTCTCGAAGGTCATGCTCAAAATATCAG CTCTGTTTTATTCCATCCTGAATTGCCAATAATTCTTACCGGGTCTGAAGATGGCACTGTACGATTTTGGCATGCTAACACTTATCGTTTGGAGTCAACATTAAATTATGGCTTAGAACGTGTCTGGACTATGACGTGTCAACGTGGTAAACAGATAGTTGGTATTGGTTATGATGAAGGTACTGTTGCTATATCTTTGGGTCGAGATGAACCTGCCATGTCTATGGATGCATCTGGAAAATTGGTTTGTGCTAGACATTCAGAGCTAGTTCAAGCTAATTTACGATCGTTGAATTTCAGTGGGGAAGGAAGTGAAATGATTCAG GATGGTGAACGTCTTCCAGTTACTTTCAAAGATATGGGTACATGTGAAATATATCCACAAATTATTGAACATAATGCTAATGGACGTTATGTGGTTGTTTACGGTGATGGCGAATACATAGTTTACACTGCTATGGCATTAAGAAATAAAACATTTGGTCAAGGCTTGGAATTTGTATGGTGTCAATCTGATGCTGGAGTTTATGCTGTTCGTGAGAGTAATGCTGTTGTTAAG gTTTACAAACAAATGAAAGAAGTTCGTACATTTAAATTAGATTATGGTGCTGAACAAATATTTGGTGGATATTTATTAGGTGTACGTTCATTAACTGGTTTAACATTTTATGATTGGTTAACTGGTCGAATTATTCGACGTATTGATAATAATCCAAAAGGTGTTTATTGGAATGAATCTGGTCAATTAGTAGCATTATGTACAAATGATACATTTTTCATATTACGTTATTTAGCTGATGCTGTACCAGATTCTAATTTAtcaacaattaataataatcatgaagaTATAGATGGATATGAAAAAGCTTTTCAA CTTGTACCAAATGGTGAAGTTAGTAGTCAAGTACTTAATGGTCGTTGGTTTGGTGATGCATTTATATTTACAACACAAGGGAATCGTTTATGTTATTTTGTTGGTGGTGAAGTAGTTACGCTAGCCTTATTGGATCGTCCAATGTATTTATTGGGTTATTTAGCGAAAGAAAATCGTCTAATTCTAGGTGATAGAGATTTACAG ATTGTTAGCTATACTCTATTACTAAGTGTATTAGAATATGAAACAGCGGTATTACGTGGAGATTTTACAACAGCCGATGCTATTCTACCAAATATATCAAAAGATCAATATACAAAAATTGCTCAATTCTTAGAGAAACAAGGCTATCGTACACAAGCTATGCGTGTTACTACAGATATGGATCATAAATTTGAATTAGCTTTACAATTAGGAGATTTTGAATTATGCCAACAAATAGCCATGGATGGTGATGCTAAAACAAATGAAGCTAAATGGAAACAA TTAGCTGAAGCTGCTTGTAAAGCTTGTAAATTTAAATATGCTGAACAATATTTATCACGTACAGATGATTATGCTAGTCTAATGTTATTAGCAACAAGTTCAGGTAATCGTAAACTACTTGAATGGATTGGTAAAGAAGCTGCTACAAAAGGAAATGATAATATTGCTTTTCTAGCACGTTTTCTTGTCACTGATTTAGAAGGTTGTCTTGAA TTATTGACCAATGCTAAACGATTCCCTGAAGCGGCATTTTTTGCTCGTACCTATTTACCAAGTTATATGCCTGAAATAGTTGAACAGTGGCGTAATTGGTTAGATAAATCAAATAAAGCCAGTGCAAAAATTGCTAATTCTTTAGCTAATCCAAAAGattatccaaatttatttcCAGATCTTGAG GAGGCTTTATCTACAGAAAAATGGTTAAAAGGTGATAGAGAAGCACGTTTAAATTTACCTGCTTCAGCTTATCCAACTCAACAATTACCAGGTGATCGTGATCTTCATGCTGAAATGCAAAATAAACCTATCCCCATGCAACCATCATTATTTGATGATAACTTACCGTTTAATGCTAACTTAATTCCAACAACTACTATTAGTCATGACGACTATGTACCAACCATTGaggaacaacaacaagaaactATTTCATCACCTGTTGTTGTCGCTTCAACAATACTACAATCGAAAAGTAATAATCGAAATGATTCTGGAGATAGTGAATTAGACTCG CTGTCTCCAAAGCATCGCCAGCATTCTTTGAGAACAGCACGTGATGTTGCTTACTCTGAACTGAATTGTTGCATTGCAAGTTTTTTAATGTCTTTTTAG